The genomic segment TTCTACAACTGCTCCAGTCTGACCAGTGTGCTTCTGCCCTCCGAGCTGGAGGCACTGCCCACCGCCCTGTTCTGCAACTGCTCCAAGCTGGAACAGGTGCGCATTCCGGAGACCGTCACCGATGTGGGGGACTTCGCCTTTGCTTATTGCACGGATCTTGCCAGCCTGGAGCTGCCGGATGGGATCACCTACATCGGCAGCTATGCCTTCCAGTACTGCATGCGGCTGACGGAGCTGACCATTCCGGCACAGACCAAGGAGATCGGAAATCTGGCGTTTGTGGCATGCAGCGATCTGAAAACCCTGCGGATCCCGGCGGCTACCATGTCCATCGGGCACCTGTCCTTTGTGGGATGCAGCAGCCTGGAGAACATCGAGATCGCAGCGGACAACCCTGCATTCATCTTCCGGGACGGTATGCTCCTGTCCTCCACCAAGACCCAGCTGTATTTGTATTTGACGACCAACCAGGCAAATACCTTTACGGTGCCGGATACCATCACCACCATCTGCTATTATGCCTTTTCCGGCAACGGCTATCTGACCTCTGTGGAGATCCCGGACTCGGTGCTGGAGATCCAGGACGGCGCATTCTCCGGCTGCTCCTCCCTCAACAGCATCCGGCTGCCAAAACGGATCTCCTCCATTCCAGCCAGCATGTTCTCCGACTGTACCTCCCTGGCCAGCTTTGAGATCCCCAAAACTGTTACCACCGTGGGGGAGTACGCCTTTTTCTGCTGCGATAAGCTGACAGGCATGTTCGTGCCGGATACGGTGGTACAGATCGGCGACAAGGCCTTTGGCTATACGGCGGACGAGCAGGGCAACGAAATCCTGCTCAACGGCTACACCCTGACCTGTTCCTCCAAGTCTGCGGCGTACACCTATGCCTCGGAAAACGGCATCAAGGCGGCTACCACGGACTTTGTGGTAAACTGGGTGCTGGTCAGCTGCGTCATCGGGGGCATTCTGCTGATCGCCCTGGTGCTGATGATTCTTGGAATCCGCAAGAAAAAGCAGCTTGCCGCAGCACAGACGGCTGACGCACCGGAGGCAGCTCAGCCGGAGCCTCAGGAGACCGATCCCAACTATCAGAGCATCCTGGAGAAGAATTCAAACGACGATTGATCCAATACCGCACAAGACATACCCTGGGCAACACCGCACAAAGCCTACCTGGTGGCTTTGCACAGCATCTACTGCACAATCTTTGTACGGTATTGCCCCTGTTTTGTGCGGCATTGCTATTTGGGGGGCATTATGAAAACAACGAAAAAGCGGCGCAGTTCCAATACGCCATCCCTTCGCTATGACCTGTTTCCCCGGGGACTGGCAGCCTTTCTGGTGCTGGCATGCGCCATTATCTTTTACTTCCTGCTGCTGAATTTCGACAAGGTGCAGAGTTTTTTTGAGGATGTGTTCAGAGCCATCGCCCCGGTGTTCACCGGGCTGCTCTTCGCCTATCTGCTGAATCCGGCGGTGGTGATGCTGGAAAAGCATCTGGCAAAGCCCTTGAACCGCCGCTTCAAAAATTCCTCCAAGGGGAAAAAAACCGCCCGGATCATCAGCACCTTTGTGACCGTGATCGCCGTGGTATGCCTGATCGTGCTGCTGTTCGTGCTGGTGGTGCCGGAGGTTGCCGGCAGTATCACCGCCATCGCCGGGGAGCTTCCCAACGATCTGGGGGAGTTCACCGATACCGTCAACCAGAAGGTACAGAACAACAGCCGGCTCAGCGCCCTGTACAGCCTGGTATCCAACTACCTGGCAGAGCCGCTGGAAAACTGGGCAAACAGCGGCATTCTCAACAACGCCAGCGTCTGGGTGGGCTACCTTGCCTCCGGCATCATGGGGGCGTTCAACCTGGTGTACAACCTGTGCGTGGGTCTGATTATCTGCTTTTACCTGCTCATCGGCAAGGAGCGGTTCATGCGCCAGGGGGGCAAAATACTGTATGTGCTGCTGAAGCCCAACCGGGCGGATTGGATCCTCCACCGGCTCAACGGCGCAAACCGCACCTTCAGCAGTGCCATTCTGGGAAAGATCCTGGACTCCATCATCATCGGTATGCTGTGCTTCATCGGCGTGGTGATCCTGCGCACCCCCTACCCTGCCCTGATCGCCGTGATCGTAGGTGTCACCAACGTGATCCCCTTCTTCGGCCCCTTCATCGGTGCCATTCCCAGCACTCTGCTGGTGCTGATGCACGATCCGGTCAAGGCACTGTATTTCGTGATTTTCATCGTGGTTTTGCAGCAGTTTGACTGCAATATCCTGGATCCCAAGATCGTGGGAGGCTCCATCGGGCTGCCTGCCTTCTGGTCCCTGTTCGCCTGCCTGCTGGGAGGCGGCCTGTTCGGTCTGGTAGGATTGCTGCTGGGCGTTCCCACCTTTGCAGTGCTGTATAACCTATGCAAGGAGCTGATCGACGAGCGGCTCCGGTTCAGCAAGCTGCCGCCGGAGACCCTGGACAAGCTGGGCATCAAGCCGGAGCTGGATCCCAATGCACCCAGCTTTTTCGATCCGGATGAGTTTGACGAGGAACAGGCGGTGGTGGAAATGCCCCTGTCGGAGGTGCCGGAAACCACGGAGCTTCCCCAAAAAACAGAATAAAAATTTGCGTCCGCATGCAATATGCGGACGCTTTTTTTGCAATGCATACATATTCCACGCACTCCGTGCAACAATAACTCATATTGTAGAAGCTTCTGCAATAGAGTCCGGGCAACACCGCACAGCGCCATGGCTGGCGGCGGCGCATGACCTTGTGCGGTGTTGCCCTTGTATGAGGAGAGAGAACCCATGAAAAAAATCGCTGCACTTTCAGCGGCGCTGGTTCTGACTGCTGTGGGCTTTACCGGCTGCGGCAATGACAACAAGTCGTCCTCCGGCGCTGCCACCGAGGGCACAACCCAGCCCGCAACCACCCAGACGGTCACCACGGAGGCTGTCACAGAAGCCGCTACCACCGCCACCGAGACCCAGCCTGCTGCCACCTCCACCGGGGACGGCTTTGACAGCGTGGTGGACGATCTGGAAAGCACCGGAAAGGACATTGTTACCGGCGCCGGGGATGCGGTCAAGGACGCCAAGGACATGATCACAAACCCCTAACAAAAAACGGTATCCGGAACACCGGATACCGTTTTTCTATGTTATCGCTGTGCAGGATCAGCCCATGATGACTTCTACTGCGTGGTGCTTGCCGTCGCCGAATGCGGGCAGCACGTTGCCTTCGATGGCATTGCCGTCTACGGTGACGGACTTCACGCCCTTGCAAACATGATCCGGGTTCTTGACGGTGATGTCATAGGTAGCGCCCCGGAACTGACGGGTTGCGGTCATGCCGTCCCATGCATGGGGAACGGAAGGATCGATCTTCAGACCGTCCCAATCCGGGCTGATGCCCAGGATGTACTGGGAGATGGCAACCATGTTCCATGCAGCAGTACCGGTGAGCCAGGAGTTCTTGCCCTGACCGAAGTGGTTGCCGGGCTTGCCGATGTCTGCACCGGCATCCTTGCCGCCGATCATCTGACCGTAAACGTAGGGCTCGGTCTTATGGATGTCGGAGGTCTCCTCGGTGAATGCAGGAGCGATCTTGCTGTAGTACTCAAATGCCTTGTCCCCTCTGCCGGCGTAAGCCTCTGCGCAGATGATCCATGCATTGTTGTGGGTGAAGATGCCGGCGTTCTCCTTGTAGCCACCCGGATAGGTGGAAATCTCACCGTACTGGATGTAGTACCTGGTGTATGCCGGATTGTTCAGCACCAGACCGAAGTCGGTGTTCAGATACTTGTCGATGGCGTCCAGGGTCTTGATGTCAGCACCCTGATCCTTGCCGATCTCGGACATGACTGCGAAGCCCTGGGGCTCGATGAAGATCTTGCCCTCCTCGCACTCCTTGGAGCCCATCTTGGCACCGG from the Ruminococcus champanellensis 18P13 = JCM 17042 genome contains:
- a CDS encoding leucine-rich repeat domain-containing protein; protein product: MNRFKRLLAAACAGMLTLCALPGLGSWAEDAAEDSFSDEVLTYTKLGDGKVSVTACDINTATLHVPAEINGFAVTEIGNEAFSNCTALTEIVLPDSIETIGEAAFYNCSSLTSVLLPSELEALPTALFCNCSKLEQVRIPETVTDVGDFAFAYCTDLASLELPDGITYIGSYAFQYCMRLTELTIPAQTKEIGNLAFVACSDLKTLRIPAATMSIGHLSFVGCSSLENIEIAADNPAFIFRDGMLLSSTKTQLYLYLTTNQANTFTVPDTITTICYYAFSGNGYLTSVEIPDSVLEIQDGAFSGCSSLNSIRLPKRISSIPASMFSDCTSLASFEIPKTVTTVGEYAFFCCDKLTGMFVPDTVVQIGDKAFGYTADEQGNEILLNGYTLTCSSKSAAYTYASENGIKAATTDFVVNWVLVSCVIGGILLIALVLMILGIRKKKQLAAAQTADAPEAAQPEPQETDPNYQSILEKNSNDD
- a CDS encoding AI-2E family transporter gives rise to the protein MKTTKKRRSSNTPSLRYDLFPRGLAAFLVLACAIIFYFLLLNFDKVQSFFEDVFRAIAPVFTGLLFAYLLNPAVVMLEKHLAKPLNRRFKNSSKGKKTARIISTFVTVIAVVCLIVLLFVLVVPEVAGSITAIAGELPNDLGEFTDTVNQKVQNNSRLSALYSLVSNYLAEPLENWANSGILNNASVWVGYLASGIMGAFNLVYNLCVGLIICFYLLIGKERFMRQGGKILYVLLKPNRADWILHRLNGANRTFSSAILGKILDSIIIGMLCFIGVVILRTPYPALIAVIVGVTNVIPFFGPFIGAIPSTLLVLMHDPVKALYFVIFIVVLQQFDCNILDPKIVGGSIGLPAFWSLFACLLGGGLFGLVGLLLGVPTFAVLYNLCKELIDERLRFSKLPPETLDKLGIKPELDPNAPSFFDPDEFDEEQAVVEMPLSEVPETTELPQKTE